Proteins from a genomic interval of Equus quagga isolate Etosha38 chromosome 13, UCLA_HA_Equagga_1.0, whole genome shotgun sequence:
- the ZNF599 gene encoding zinc finger protein 599 isoform X2, whose protein sequence is MTVYRRVTSLGREHTTDRHPVPKPELISLLEHGQELWPGKKVLFKSTYTGERRKHETTELTAASHLAFTEEAPFKEQVTQAAPRDSRLGQARDQEKLSEMQEGNLRPGTDPDEETCPRKLNHKHDLETDDSLCLRVLQERVTTRDALHEHDSQGPRKDPVIDARNNLYKCKECGKGFSKNWALVRHQQIHAGVKPYECSECGKACRYMADFIRHMRFHTGEKPYKCIECGKAFKRRSHLTEHQRIHTGDKPYECKECGKAFTHRSSFIQHNMTHTREKPFLCKECGKAFYYSSSFAQHMRIHTGKKLYECSECGKAFTHRSTFIQHNMTHTGEKPFLCKECGKAFCLNSSFTQHMRIHTGEKPYDCNECGKAFTHRSTFIRHKRTHTGEKPFECKECGKAFCDSSSLIQHMRIHTGERPYECSECGKAFTHHSVFIRHNRTHSGEKPLECKECAKAFYYSSSFTRHMRIHTGEKPYVCRECGKAFTQPANFVRHNRIHTGEKPYECKECEKAFCDNFALTQHMRTHTGEKPFECSECGKAFSHSSSFTHHRKIHTRV, encoded by the coding sequence gtgaaagaagaaaacatgagaccACAGAGCTTACTGCTGCTTCCCACCTGGCCTTCACCGAGGAAGCTCCTTTCAAGGAACAAGTGACACAGGCAGCCCCAAGAGATTCCAGATTGGGGCAAGCAAGAGATCAGGAAAAGCTGTCAGAAATGCAGGAAGGGAACTTAAGGCCAGGAACAGACCCTGACGAGGAGACATGCCCTAGGAAGTTGAACCATAAACATGATTTGGAAACAGATGATAGTCTGTGTTTAAGGGTTTTACAGGAGCGAGTCACTACACGAGATGCTCTGCATGAACATGATTCCCAGGGACCAAGAAAAGACCCTGTGATTGATGCAAGGAATAACCTCTACAAATGCAAGGAGTGTGGAAAAGGGTTTAGCAAGAATTGGGCCCTTGTTCGGCATCAACAGATTCATGCTGGAGTGAAGCCCtatgaatgcagtgaatgtgggaaagcctgtCGTTATATGGCAGACTTCATTCGACATATGAGGTTTCATACTGGGGAAAAACCATACAAGTGTATCGAGTGTGGAAAAGCCTTCAAACGTAGGTCTCACCTCACAGAGCACCAGCGTATTCACACTGGAGATAAACCCTACGAGTGCAAAGAATGTGGTAAGGCTTTCACCCACCGCTCCTCTTTTATCCAGCATAATATGACCCACACTAGAGAAAAGCCCTTTTTGtgcaaagaatgtgggaaagctttttaCTACAGCTCTTCCTTCGCCCAACACATGAGGATTCACACTGGAAAGAAACTCTAcgagtgcagtgaatgtggaaagGCCTTTACTCACCGCTCCACTTTTATCCAGCATAATATGACCCACACGGGAGAAAAGCCCTTTTTGTGCAAAGAATGCGGAAAAGCTTTTTGCCTCAACTCATCCTTCACTCAACACATGAggattcacactggagagaaaccctatgactGCAACGAGTGTGGCAAGGCCTTTACTCACCGCTCCACTTTTATCCGGCATAAGAGGACccatactggagagaagccctttgagtgcaaagaatgtgggaaagccttttgTGACAGCTCTTCCTTAATTCAACACATGAGGATTCACACTGGTGAGAGGCCctatgagtgcagtgaatgtggaaagGCCTTTACACACCACTCTGTTTTTATCCGACATAACAGGACCCATAGTGGAGAAAAACCCTTGGAGTGTAAAGAATGTGCAAAAGCCTTTTACTATAGCTCTTCCTTTACTCGACACATGAggattcacactggagaaaaaccctatgtATGCAGAGAATGTGGAAAGGCCTTTACCCAACCTGCAAATTTTGTTCGGCATAATAGGatccacactggagaaaaaccctatgagTGCAAAGAATGTGAGAAGGCTTTTTGTGACAACTTTGCCTTAACTCAACACAtgagaactcatactggagagaaaccctttgaatgcagtgaatgtggaaagGCCTTCAGCCACAGTTCATCTTTCACTCACCATCGAAAGATTCATACCAGAGTTTAA
- the ZNF599 gene encoding zinc finger protein 599 isoform X3: MLETCGLLVSLGHPVPKPELISLLEHGQELWPGKKVLFKSTYTGERRKHETTELTAASHLAFTEEAPFKEQVTQAAPRDSRLGQARDQEKLSEMQEGNLRPGTDPDEETCPRKLNHKHDLETDDSLCLRVLQERVTTRDALHEHDSQGPRKDPVIDARNNLYKCKECGKGFSKNWALVRHQQIHAGVKPYECSECGKACRYMADFIRHMRFHTGEKPYKCIECGKAFKRRSHLTEHQRIHTGDKPYECKECGKAFTHRSSFIQHNMTHTREKPFLCKECGKAFYYSSSFAQHMRIHTGKKLYECSECGKAFTHRSTFIQHNMTHTGEKPFLCKECGKAFCLNSSFTQHMRIHTGEKPYDCNECGKAFTHRSTFIRHKRTHTGEKPFECKECGKAFCDSSSLIQHMRIHTGERPYECSECGKAFTHHSVFIRHNRTHSGEKPLECKECAKAFYYSSSFTRHMRIHTGEKPYVCRECGKAFTQPANFVRHNRIHTGEKPYECKECEKAFCDNFALTQHMRTHTGEKPFECSECGKAFSHSSSFTHHRKIHTRV; the protein is encoded by the coding sequence gtgaaagaagaaaacatgagaccACAGAGCTTACTGCTGCTTCCCACCTGGCCTTCACCGAGGAAGCTCCTTTCAAGGAACAAGTGACACAGGCAGCCCCAAGAGATTCCAGATTGGGGCAAGCAAGAGATCAGGAAAAGCTGTCAGAAATGCAGGAAGGGAACTTAAGGCCAGGAACAGACCCTGACGAGGAGACATGCCCTAGGAAGTTGAACCATAAACATGATTTGGAAACAGATGATAGTCTGTGTTTAAGGGTTTTACAGGAGCGAGTCACTACACGAGATGCTCTGCATGAACATGATTCCCAGGGACCAAGAAAAGACCCTGTGATTGATGCAAGGAATAACCTCTACAAATGCAAGGAGTGTGGAAAAGGGTTTAGCAAGAATTGGGCCCTTGTTCGGCATCAACAGATTCATGCTGGAGTGAAGCCCtatgaatgcagtgaatgtgggaaagcctgtCGTTATATGGCAGACTTCATTCGACATATGAGGTTTCATACTGGGGAAAAACCATACAAGTGTATCGAGTGTGGAAAAGCCTTCAAACGTAGGTCTCACCTCACAGAGCACCAGCGTATTCACACTGGAGATAAACCCTACGAGTGCAAAGAATGTGGTAAGGCTTTCACCCACCGCTCCTCTTTTATCCAGCATAATATGACCCACACTAGAGAAAAGCCCTTTTTGtgcaaagaatgtgggaaagctttttaCTACAGCTCTTCCTTCGCCCAACACATGAGGATTCACACTGGAAAGAAACTCTAcgagtgcagtgaatgtggaaagGCCTTTACTCACCGCTCCACTTTTATCCAGCATAATATGACCCACACGGGAGAAAAGCCCTTTTTGTGCAAAGAATGCGGAAAAGCTTTTTGCCTCAACTCATCCTTCACTCAACACATGAggattcacactggagagaaaccctatgactGCAACGAGTGTGGCAAGGCCTTTACTCACCGCTCCACTTTTATCCGGCATAAGAGGACccatactggagagaagccctttgagtgcaaagaatgtgggaaagccttttgTGACAGCTCTTCCTTAATTCAACACATGAGGATTCACACTGGTGAGAGGCCctatgagtgcagtgaatgtggaaagGCCTTTACACACCACTCTGTTTTTATCCGACATAACAGGACCCATAGTGGAGAAAAACCCTTGGAGTGTAAAGAATGTGCAAAAGCCTTTTACTATAGCTCTTCCTTTACTCGACACATGAggattcacactggagaaaaaccctatgtATGCAGAGAATGTGGAAAGGCCTTTACCCAACCTGCAAATTTTGTTCGGCATAATAGGatccacactggagaaaaaccctatgagTGCAAAGAATGTGAGAAGGCTTTTTGTGACAACTTTGCCTTAACTCAACACAtgagaactcatactggagagaaaccctttgaatgcagtgaatgtggaaagGCCTTCAGCCACAGTTCATCTTTCACTCACCATCGAAAGATTCATACCAGAGTTTAA